A window of Nicotiana tabacum cultivar K326 chromosome 24, ASM71507v2, whole genome shotgun sequence contains these coding sequences:
- the LOC107826881 gene encoding LOW QUALITY PROTEIN: pentatricopeptide repeat-containing protein At1g62260, mitochondrial-like (The sequence of the model RefSeq protein was modified relative to this genomic sequence to represent the inferred CDS: deleted 1 base in 1 codon), with translation MAIWCRNISSLRRSAINRQLSHLIAPYVSGQLIRCRSTKISDTPPDIRRANKNITNLIRNGRVEDARRLFGMLTHRNTVTWNSMISGYVQQREIVKARYLFDKMPQRDVVSWNLMISGYLSCRHLEEGRKLFDEMPGRDFISWNTMISGYAKAGKMNEALKLFNCMPDKNVVSWNAVISGFLRNGDVKTAVEYFKRMPERDSASLGALVSGLIQNEELDEAENVLYEFGESNDGKEDLIHAYNTLIAGYGQKGRVGDARRLFDKVPSYSSGQEISRNRRFERNVVSWNSMIMAYIKAGVMVSARELFDQMMERDTFSWNTMVSGYVHASNMDEASNLFSKMRNPDVLSWNSIISGYAQTGKLELARDYFERMPQKESVSWNSMISGCERNADYKGAIKLFMEMQQAGEKPDRHTLSSLLSVCAETVALFLGMQIHQLVSKTVIPDIPLNNSLITMYARCGAIHEARTIFDNMKFQKDVISWNAMVGGYASHGFAFEALELFELMKCLKVRPTRITFISVLNACAHVGLVEQGRLYFKSMDSEFGIKPEVEHFASLVDIVSRDGQLEEAMKVISTMPVEPDKAVWGAVLGACRVHNNVEFARIAAEALMRLEPESSGPYCLLYNMYADAGRWDDANEIRVLMETNNIRKEPAYSRMGSTSS, from the exons ATGGCAATTTGGTGCCGGAATATAAGCAGCTTAAGGAGGTCTGCAATAAACAGGCAACTAAGCCATCTCATTGCACCATATGTTTCTGGTCAACTAATACGTTGTCGTTCGACCAAGATTTCTGATACTCCTCCAGACATACGTAGAGCGAACAAGAACATCACGAATTTAATTCGAAATGGTCGAGTAGAGGATGCCAGAAGATTATTCGGTATGTTAACGCATCGAAATACGGTTACGTGGAACTCAATGATAAGTGGGTACGTGCAACAGCGTGAGATTGTGAAAGCAAGATACCTGTTCGATAAAATGCCGCAGAGAGATGTTGTCTCCTGGAATTTAATGATTTCTGGTTATCTGTCCTGTCGACATTTGGAGGAAGGTAGAAAATTGTTCGATGAAATGCCTGGCAGAGACTTCATTTCCTGGAACACGATGATTAGTGGGTATGCTAAAGCTGGAAAAATGAATGAGGCACTGAAGCTTTTTAACTGTATGCCTGATAAGAATGTTGTGTCCTGGAATGCGGTTATTTCTGGATTTTTGCGTAATGGGGATGTGAAAACTGCTGTTGAATATTTCAAGAGAATGCCGGAGAGGGATTCAGCTTCTCTTGGTGCCCTTGTATCGGGTTTGATCCAGAATGAGGAATTGGATGAGGCTGAAAATGTTCTTTATGAATTTGGAGAAAGCAATGATGGGAAAGAAGATTTGATTCATGCTTATAACACTTTGATTGCTGGATATGGTCAGAAAGGAAGGGTTGGTGATGCTAGACGCCTTTTTGATAAAGTTCCTTCTTATAGTAGTGGTCAAGAAATTAGCAGAAATAGGAGATTTGAGAGAAATGTGGTATCATGGAATTCCATGATCATGGCTTATATCAAAGCCGGAGTTATGGTTTCTGCAAGAGAGCTTTTTGATCAGATGATGGAGAGGGATACATTTTCATGGAACACAATGGTTAGTGGCTATGTTCATGCCTCAAATATGGATGAAGCATCAAACCTGTTCTCTAAAATGCGAAATCCTGATGTACTATCATGGAATTCAATAATCTCTGGATATGCACAGACGGGGAAGTTGGAATTGGCCCGTGATTATTTTGAAAGGATGCCCCAGAAGGAATCG GTTTCTTGGAATTCCATGATCTCTGGGTGTGAAAGAAATGCAGACTATAAAGGAGCAATAAAGCTTTTCATGGAGATGCAACAGGCAGGAGAGAAACCTGATAGGCACACACTCTCCTCACTTCTAAGTGTTTGTGCTGAAACTGTGGCTTTGTTTCTGGGTATGCAGATTCATCAGCTAGTGTCAAAGACTGTAATACCAGATATACCTTTAAACAATTCCCTAATAACTATGTACGCAAGATGTGGTGCAATACATGAAGCAAGGACAATTTTTGATAATATGAAATTTCAAAAAGACGTAATCTCATGGAATGCAATGGTCGGAGGATATGCATCTCATGGTTTTGCATTTGAAGCCCTAGAGCTTTTTGAATTAATGAAGTGCCTTAAAGTGAGGCCAACTCGCATCACGTTCATTTCAGTTCTGAATGCGTGTGCTCATGTTGGTTTAGTGGAACAAGGTCGGTTATATTTTAAATCAATGGACTCTGAATTTGGCATCAAACCTGAGGTTGAGCATTTTGCCTCCCTTGTAGATATTGTTAGCCGCGATGGACAGCTTGAGGAGGCCATGAAAGTGATTAGCACTATGCCAGTGGAGCCAGATAAGGCTGTCTGGGGTGCAGTGTTAGGTGCTTGTAGGGTGCACAACAATGTTGAGTTTGCGCGAATAGCAGCTGAAGCGCTAATGCGCCTGGAACCGGAGAGTTCAGGCCCTTATTGTTTGCTATATAACATGTATGCCGATGCTGGAAGGTGGGATGATGCGAATGAAATCAGAGTGTTGATGGAAACGAATAATATAAGGAAAGAACCCGCTTATAGCAGGATGGGCTCAACTTCCTCATAG
- the LOC142178090 gene encoding putative late blight resistance protein homolog R1A-3 codes for MEDVNINQNAPTPRRCIQITEEESVGFEDDTEKLIHLLTRETEESDTISIVGMPGLGKTSLATMISKDSSIFSRFDIRAWCIISQTYNLRKLLINIFGQVTGVKHHVHPNDDIADMLRKCLMGKRFLIILDNIGCRGMG; via the coding sequence ATGGAGGACGTTAACATCAATCAAAATGCTCCAACTCCTAGACGCTGTATTCAAATAACTGAAGAGGAATCTGTGGGGTTTGAGGATGATACTGAGAAGCTAATTCATCTACTGACTAGAGAAACAGAGGAATCGGATACTATCTCTATTGTTGGCATGCCTGGTCTAGGCAAGACATCTTTGGCCACAATGATATCCAAAGATTCTTCTATTTTTTCTCGCTTTGATATCCGAGCGTGGTGTATTATCTCGCAAACATATAATCTGAGAAAGCTATTAATTAACATCTTTGGGCAAGTCACAGGTGTTAAGCACCATGTGCACCCCAATGACGATATAGCTGATATGTTGCGCAAATGTCTGATGGGCAAAAGATTTCTCATTATCCTGGATAATATAGGATGTCGAGGCATGGGATGA